In one Vicia villosa cultivar HV-30 ecotype Madison, WI unplaced genomic scaffold, Vvil1.0 ctg.002440F_1_1, whole genome shotgun sequence genomic region, the following are encoded:
- the LOC131638820 gene encoding cytochrome b561, DM13 and DOMON domain-containing protein At5g54830-like → MLRETILIFLFLLYFGYADPAPKCTRSSSFVDFESDFIMVQHQLRGHIKIIDDCSFRVSQFDMLSGADVRWWGALDPDFDNLTTGFIVSDHKLNQTYANFTFVVQLMANITWDMIPVLAVWDVPTASDFGHVLIQNLTSTETPSPPGSDGEKKEKVSVHTEPTMFDNCKVLSKDFRVRWSLKPKEDMLEIGLEGATGVMNYMAFGWANPNATDAELMVGADVAVTGFKEDGLPFVDDFFITKYSECLKNSEDGSVEGVCPDSIYEGPNRVGLVNDTRLIYGHRSDGVSLVRYKRPLSPVDAKYDLRVNRLANMTVIWALGKIRAPDTVLPYYLPQNHGGLPFESFGHLVLNVSQHVNDCNGPLDAADKEDQDIIIADAKVPLVVSTGPALHYPDPPNPAKVIYINKKEAPVLRVERGVPVTFSIQSGHDVALYVTSDPIGGNATLRNLTEIIYAGGPEAHGVQASPTELIWAPDRNTPDQVYYHSVYEKKMGWRVEVVDGGLSDMYNNSVVLDDQQVTFFWTLSKDSISIAARGEKKSGYLAIGFGSGMVNSYTYVGWVDDNGVSRVNSYWIDGQDASGIHLTNENLTHVRCKTENEIITLEFTRPLVPSCSRGKRPECNDIIDPTTPLKVIWAMGSRWSNGHLSERNMHTLTSTRPILVQLMRGSAEAEQDLLPVLAVHGFMMFLAWGILLPGGILAARYLKHLKGGGWYKIHVYMQYSGLSIVFLALLFAVAELRGFHVSSTHVKFGIAAIFLACIQPVNAFFRPPRQSNGEQASYKRIIWEYLHIIVGRSAIAVGIAALFTGMKHLGDRYALENVHGLSWAMIIWFLVGALSIAYFEYREKQRVRDQIFGRGNWVLGNEEDDSMDLLSPPNTHATNKESQASARLEIQLEPLNR, encoded by the coding sequence ATGCTTCGTGAAACTATCTTGATCTTCCTATTCTTGTTGTACTTCGGATATGCAGATCCTGCCCCGAAATGCACCCGGAGCAGTTCTTTCGTCGATTTCGAATCCGACTTCATTATGGTTCAGCATCAGCTCAGAGGCCATATCAAGATCATTGATGATTGTTCTTTTAGGGTTTCTCAATTTGATATGCTTTCCGGCGCCGATGTGCGTTGGTGGGGTGCACTCGATCCTGATTTCGATAACCTCACCACCGGATTCATCGTTTCAGATCACAAGCTTAATCAGACATACGCGAACTTCACCTTCGTTGTTCAATTGATGGCGAATATCACATGGGACATGATTCCTGTTCTTGCTGTCTGGGATGTTCCGACCGCCTCCGATTTTGGTCATGTTCTGATTCAAAATCTCACCTCTACGGAGACTCCGTCTCCACCAGGGAGCGACGGAGAGAAGAAAGAGAAGGTAAGTGTTCATACAGAGCCTACTATGTTTGATAATTGTAAGGTTCTGTCGAAGGATTTTAGGGTTCGTTGGAGTTTGAAACCTAAAGAGGATATGCTTGAGATTGGGTTGGAGGGTGCTACTGGGGTTATGAATTACATGGCTTTTGGTTGGGCTAACCCTAACGCCACTGATGCAGAGCTCATGGTTGGTGCTGATGTGGCAGTTACTGGGTTTAAGGAAGATGGTTTGCCGTTTGTGGATGATTTCTTCATAACCAAGTATAGTGAGTGTTTGAAAAACAGTGAAGATGGATCTGTTGAAGGGGTTTGTCCTGATTCAATCTATGAAGGGCCGAATAGAGTTGGCTTGGTGAATGATACGAGGTTGATTTATGGTCATAGGAGTGATGGGGTTTCATTGGTTAGATACAAGAGACCTTTGAGTCCGGTTGATGCCAAATATGATCTCCGTGTTAATCGATTGGCTAACATGACTGTTATTTGGGCTTTGGGAAAGATTAGAGCTCCTGATACTGTTTTGCCGTATTATCTTCCTCAGAATCATGGAGGTCTCCCCTTTGAATCTTTTGGCCATTTGGTTCTTAATGTTTCTCAGCATGTCAATGATTGTAATGGTCCCTTGGATGCTGCTGATAAAGAGGATCAAGATATCATTATTGCTGATGCTAAAGTTCCCTTGGTTGTTTCCACTGGCCCGGCATTGCATTACCCTGATCCTCCAAATCCAGCCAAGGTTATTTACATCAACAAAAAGGAAGCTCCTGTGTTGAGAGTGGAAAGAGGGGTGCCGGTCACGTTTTCCATACAGTCCGGGCATGATGTTGCGCTTTATGTTACTTCAGACCCCATTGGTGGGAATGCCACTCTGAGGAACCTCACCGAGATTATTTATGCTGGAGGTCCTGAGGCTCATGGAGTTCAGGCCAGTCCAACGGAGCTAATTTGGGCTCCTGACAGGAACACTCCTGATCAGGTCTACTATCATTCAGTGTATGAGAAGAAAATGGGTTGGAGAGTGGAGGTTGTGGATGGGGGTCTATCTGACATGTATAACAACAGCGTTGTTCTTGATGATCAACAGGTTACCTTCTTTTGGACATTGTCAAAGGATTCCATATCTATTGCTGCTCGCGGTGAGAAAAAAAGTGGTTATCTTGCTATAGGATTTGGCAGTGGAATGGTGAACAGTTACACTTATGTGGGATGGGTTGATGACAATGGTGTTAGTCGTGTTAACTCTTATTGGATTGATGGACAAGATGCCTCGGGTATACATCTTACAAATGAGAATTTGACACATGTAAGATGCAAAACAGAAAATGAAATTATTACTTTGGAATTTACGCGTCCCTTGGTTCCATCTTGTAGTAGGGGCAAAAGGCCAGAATGTAACGACATCATTGATCCCACAACTCCGCTAAAAGTCATATGGGCAATGGGTAGTAGATGGAGTAATGGACATCTTAGTGAGAGGAATATGCATACGCTTACTAGTACCAGGCCTATATTAGTCCAGCTGATGCGTGGTTCTGCAGAAGCAGAGCAGGATTTACTTCCAGTTTTGGCTGTGCACGGTTTCATGATGTTTCTTGCCTGGGGCATCTTACTTCCTGGAGGTATATTGGCAGCCAGGTACTTGAAACATTTGAAGGGCGGTGGTTGGTACAAAATTCATGTTTACATGCAATACTCAGGGTTATCAATAGTTTTTCTTGCACTTCTTTTTGCGGTTGCTGAGCTTCGCGGTTTTCATGTTAGCTCAACACATGTTAAATTTGGAATTGCTGCAATATTTTTGGCCTGCATACAGCCAGTTAATGCATTCTTTAGGCCCCCAAGACAGTCAAATGGGGAGCAGGCATCATATAAAAGGATTATCTGGGAATACTTGCATATAATTGTTGGCAGATCTGCGATTGCTGTTGGCATTGCAGCACTTTTTACTGGCATGAAGCATCTGGGAGACAGATATGCCTTGGAAAACGTCCATGGACTCAGTTGGGCAATGATAATCTGGTTCTTAGTAGGTGCATTGAGTATTGCTTATTTCGAATACCGCGAGAAGCAGAGAGTTAGGGATCAGATATTTGGAAGAGGCAATTGGGTGCTCGGTAATGAGGAAGATGATTCCATGGATCTCTTGAGTCCACCAAATACACATGCAACAAATAAAGAGTCACAGGCCTCCGCAAGATTGGAAATCCAGTTAGAACCTTTAAACAGGTAG